From a single Fulvivirga ulvae genomic region:
- a CDS encoding ribbon-helix-helix domain-containing protein: MARQSISLTEANDEWLKAQVNSKEYASKSELVNDLIRQARQQQRQIDFIRMKLEKAEKSGFTTDSKEQILAASKSLLNG, encoded by the coding sequence ATGGCGAGACAAAGTATTTCCTTAACCGAAGCAAATGATGAGTGGCTTAAAGCCCAGGTAAATAGCAAAGAGTATGCAAGCAAAAGCGAACTTGTAAACGATCTGATAAGGCAGGCCAGACAACAACAGCGACAAATTGACTTTATAAGAATGAAGCTTGAAAAGGCTGAAAAAAGCGGCTTCACTACAGATAGCAAGGAGCAAATTTTGGCTGCATCAAAGTCATTGTTGAATGGCTGA
- a CDS encoding eCIS core domain-containing protein: protein MKTHIERTQGQNHSVISNSVKPPDSAVKMMITDNRPSTIYQRKLRETMNSSAINETPIQQRANSTGLPNNLKAGIENLSGYSMDDVKVHYNSGKPAQLQAHAYAQGTDIHLAPGQEKHLPHEAWHVVQQKQGRVKPTVQLKGKMNINDDLGLEREADVMGSRALSGGNRPRIQEVQGTDLSPQLPLRDTGINGDNAIVQGKFNRELDINPSYRTQFFQQLCNKAPNTGDQTYTDMLLDAMLLTRADLYQMFIEALEYINSTATGRSLLETIGNWRHTVTIRVGYNESTKAMLQDRDDRATDPNIKINWNPLMSFAVWNDDHSYLNQAPAMGSSVGIMSPAAVLLHEMGHVCQYIHDTEAYDVITNAEDDGANLYGASNFEVQGRGDTTRLLEHHNMTNYEHPFAAEKSEPIRNKYGNTYVEGDKEHNPNANIPQNIRPLLDAAMAERRQFIAQNGWVASVTQHTNNPQAAGRFDTNLRPLMYIPGPYGLTDTMNNPLTLYSSAWEYCNNLNREIEGFKRSGNWNTFNVDHMRVVVKYLLEVITSLRIEERREILLNLLGHINTLRTWITDNNKLELLKTISNKVYRVFVRRVRR from the coding sequence ATGAAAACCCATATTGAAAGAACTCAGGGGCAAAACCATTCTGTTATTTCGAACTCAGTAAAACCGCCTGATTCAGCAGTTAAAATGATGATAACGGACAACCGTCCTTCTACCATTTATCAACGCAAGTTGCGGGAAACGATGAACTCTTCGGCAATTAATGAAACTCCTATACAGCAAAGAGCCAATAGTACAGGTTTACCCAACAACCTCAAAGCAGGCATTGAAAATCTGTCCGGCTACTCCATGGACGATGTGAAAGTACACTACAACTCCGGCAAACCCGCCCAGCTACAAGCCCACGCCTATGCCCAGGGTACCGATATTCATTTAGCGCCTGGTCAGGAAAAGCATCTGCCTCATGAGGCCTGGCATGTGGTGCAGCAGAAACAAGGGAGAGTAAAGCCAACAGTGCAGCTCAAAGGAAAGATGAATATCAATGACGATCTGGGACTGGAAAGAGAGGCTGATGTGATGGGAAGCAGAGCTTTAAGTGGAGGAAACCGACCAAGGATACAAGAAGTACAAGGTACAGACCTGTCGCCGCAATTACCTTTGCGCGATACCGGTATTAATGGTGACAATGCCATAGTTCAGGGGAAGTTTAATAGGGAACTGGACATTAACCCATCATATAGAACTCAGTTTTTTCAGCAGTTATGCAATAAGGCACCAAACACCGGCGATCAAACTTACACAGACATGTTGCTCGATGCGATGCTTTTAACAAGGGCAGACTTATATCAAATGTTTATTGAGGCACTGGAATATATAAACTCTACAGCAACAGGAAGGAGCCTGTTGGAAACAATAGGTAATTGGCGCCATACAGTTACCATAAGGGTGGGGTATAATGAGTCAACCAAAGCCATGTTACAAGATCGGGATGATCGGGCAACAGACCCCAATATAAAAATCAATTGGAATCCGTTGATGTCTTTCGCGGTTTGGAATGATGATCATAGTTATTTGAATCAGGCACCCGCTATGGGCTCCTCGGTGGGTATCATGTCTCCGGCAGCAGTACTCCTGCATGAGATGGGGCATGTCTGTCAGTATATTCATGATACAGAGGCCTATGATGTGATTACTAATGCAGAAGACGATGGAGCAAATCTGTATGGGGCCTCTAATTTCGAGGTTCAGGGCAGGGGAGATACTACGCGACTGTTGGAGCATCATAATATGACTAACTACGAACACCCGTTTGCGGCTGAAAAGTCAGAACCTATTAGGAATAAGTATGGAAACACCTATGTGGAAGGGGACAAGGAACATAACCCAAATGCAAACATCCCTCAAAACATTCGTCCATTACTCGATGCAGCTATGGCAGAAAGAAGGCAGTTTATTGCTCAAAATGGCTGGGTTGCTAGTGTTACCCAGCATACCAATAACCCACAAGCGGCAGGCAGGTTCGATACGAACTTAAGGCCATTAATGTATATACCTGGCCCATATGGCCTCACAGATACCATGAATAACCCCCTGACCCTATACAGCTCAGCATGGGAATACTGCAATAATTTGAATCGTGAAATAGAAGGCTTCAAAAGAAGTGGAAACTGGAATACTTTCAATGTGGATCATATGAGGGTTGTAGTGAAATACCTGCTTGAGGTAATTACCTCACTGCGCATAGAAGAAAGGCGAGAAATACTCCTGAATCTACTCGGCCATATAAATACGTTAAGAACATGGATCACGGATAATAATAAATTGGAATTGCTAAAGACTATTTCAAATAAGGTCTATCGGGTGTTTGTCAGAAGGGTAAGACGTTAG